The Syntrophorhabdaceae bacterium genome includes the window TTTCTCCACCACTATCCTGCGCTCGCCTCTCTGAGGCTCGTCCAGGTTCCTCACCTGATCAGGGGCCTTGCCTGACGGAATGGACCCGAAGGCGGCATCTATGCTCGCAAGCACACGCTTTCTGTCAAAATCCCCCGCCACGACCAGAAACGCATTCGAAGGGCTGTAGTAGATTGCATGATAGGCCTTCACATCCTCAATGGTAAAACCCTGGAGATCGACCATACATCCGATCACGGGCCAGTGATACGGCTGAATTTGAAATGCAGTGGCCTCCATGTTCTCCGCGAGAGAGGCCTCGGGGTTATCTTCCGTACGAAGCCTTCGCTCCTCCATGACTACCTGAAGTTCCGTACGGAAATCCTCTTCGCGCAAAAGGAGGTTCTGCATCCGATCAGATTCAAGCATGATAGGGATGTCAACCTTTTCAGCGTATATGTTTTCAAAGTAAGCGGTAAAATCTGTTGAGGTGAAGGCGTTATTGTTGCCCCCATTTTCTTCGAGTATACGGGAGAATTCCTTGGCGCTCACCCTGGTGGTTCCCTTGAACATCATGTGTTCGAGCATATGTGAAAGGCCTGTCTTTCCCCACGCCTCGTTCCTCGAACCCACCCGGTACCACACCTGAAATGTCACGAGCGGGGCTTTATGGTTTTCGAGGAGTATCACCTTGAGGCCGTTTCCGAGAACGGTCTCGTATACCGTGTCCTTAAGGGCCGCTCGTGCGAGACCTGTACAAAGAACCAAAATCAGGGCGACCGCCGTAAGCGACCGTGTTGCTGAACGAAGAGGCCGTTCCACTCTCATCACCAGCATATTGCATTTCACCATAAACCTCCTCTTGCTCTTTCTCACTTACCGCTTTGTGAGGACGATCTCATGAAAACCCACCAAACATGCGCCGGGGGCGAGAACAGTCCTGCTTAATCCGGTCGCTATCCAACGAGCAGACCGCGTATGGTCCCTCAAGCATCCGTTCATTTGACGAATCGTCTTCCCGATGGGCCTGTGCAGACTTCTTCCCCTTCGCTGCCAAGATAGCATCCGGTACATCTTCCGTTGCAGTCGATGTATGCATCGTTACACAGTTCCGTGGCCTGAAGGGGATGGAACGTATCAATTGAATCCACGAAGTCGCCCCTTTCCGGATCACCGATATAACAGAATACGATGTACTGTTCCTCGTCCGTTTGGGCCTGCCCGTAGACGGCGCAGAGATTCAGGATCAGCATAAACAGGGCCAATACAAGCAGGCTTTTGCTTTTCCCTATCATCTGTCACCTCCGCGTCTCTTAAGATAGTACCTTCGGTACTCTTTCTATATATAATACAGATTTCTCATTTCTGCGTCCGGACGGTGGTCGCGAATCGTCGCCACCCAAAAGCTGATCACACGCAGGCGGCCCAAAAGGAATATAAGCTCCCTCGGGAAAAGTTGCTGCGACATTCCGCAAGGATAAATGTTGCAAAGGGTCTTGCGCTCGCTGTAGAATAGTCTATAGAATACTCCTCAATGAGATGAAAAGAAAGAGCGGCTACGTCCATGGTTATTCCGATCGCGAGCATTCAAGACTGCACGATCAGGCAAATACACTGACCGAGCTTTTGCACGGCGATACATTTTACGCGGCAAACAGTACGGTCCTCGAAGCTGGCTGCGGTGTTGGCGCGCAGACGGTGATCCTGGCCGAGAGGAGTCCCGACGCTGAGATACTGGCCATCGATCTTTCCCAGGAATCGATCAATGAGGCCAAAGCATTAATCGAGAAACAGGGTATATCAAACGTACGGTTTGAGTTGGGCGACATTTATCACCTCAATCTTCCCGACGAAAGTTTTGACCATGTCTTCGTCTGTTTCGTTCTTGAACATTGCATACGGCCCCTCGACGCGCTCGTGCATCTCAAGAGAGTATTGAAACCGGAAGGTTCCATCACGGTCATCGAGGGCGATCACGGCTCCACATATTTCTATCCTGAAAGCGCGGAGGCACAAAAAGTGATACAGTGCCTCATCGATCTTCAGGGCGGTATAGGGGGAAACGCGCTCATAGGCCGACAGGTCTATCCTTTGCTCAAGGCCGCCGGCTTCAGGAACATGAAGGTCATGCCCCGGATAGTCTATGTTGATTCGAGAAGTCCGGAGCTGGTCCAAGGATTCACCAAGAATACTTTTATCGCCATGGTGGAAGGGGTACGGGAACGTGCGTTGCGGTTCGGCATCATTGACGAGGAGGCATGGGAAAGAGGCATTCGCGGCCTTAATCGGACAACCGAGAAAGACGGCACCTTCTGTTATACCTTCTTCAAAGGCGTGGCAATTAAGTAGATACGGCTTACTTACACGGTATAAGGATGCGTGCCTTACGCCTGAGGCAGGCGCATCCGTAAACGGAAAGTCGCGCCCGTCCTTCCCACACCGTTACGCCTTACGACGCCTGAACAAGTCTCGTTCCACCCTCGGACAACTGCCGTACTGGTTGAGAGCAGACGGGATAGTCCTCTTCCTTTATCGCGAGACCGTCTGTCTGCAAAGAAAGCATTTCTTCCAACAAAAATTGTAGATAATTCTCAAATTGGCGGCTTCCGGCCGCCTAAAGGACGCGCCGCCGGGTAGAGGCCCCGACCGACGCAAGTATGCTCCCGATAATATTGAATTTATGCGATATCAAGGGGGGTATCTCCAATCTCGCCTGAAAACCCTGTTGTGTGACGAAAGTCACTGAAGATACAGCCAAATATGCCGTGGCACGTATATTGCTGTTGTAATAGGCATGAACGCGAAAACAACCATGATGATACTCAAAGAGATGGCGAGAGAAAAGACAAAGGTCATGAGGAAGAGAGGGATTATCTCTGTTTTAGCCATTCTATTTACGTGTCTCTCGGCAGGCCCCTCATTCGCCTCCTGGACCCAAAGCATTAGCGAGGACGGGGTCTACAACGGCACGACATACCTGATCAATAAGATTGAGGTCTTTAAACTTGACGGAACGAGCGGTTTTGCAAGTCCGGGCATGAGTAACTTCAGCGCCGGTACCTGGACCGTACAGATGCCTAATACGAGTTATGTGGTGGCAACGAACGTCACAACGGGTATCAATAACTTTAACTGGCTCTTTTCCTTTACCGGGAGCTCTACTGATTCATTACACCTTGCCTATCTGGCGTATACCACTACCGGCCAGGTATTCGGTAGTT containing:
- a CDS encoding pitrilysin family protein, translated to MVKCNMLVMRVERPLRSATRSLTAVALILVLCTGLARAALKDTVYETVLGNGLKVILLENHKAPLVTFQVWYRVGSRNEAWGKTGLSHMLEHMMFKGTTRVSAKEFSRILEENGGNNNAFTSTDFTAYFENIYAEKVDIPIMLESDRMQNLLLREEDFRTELQVVMEERRLRTEDNPEASLAENMEATAFQIQPYHWPVIGCMVDLQGFTIEDVKAYHAIYYSPSNAFLVVAGDFDRKRVLASIDAAFGSIPSGKAPDQVRNLDEPQRGERRIVVEKEALLPSIIMGYHVPNLKNDDSYALEVVEGILSAGKSSRLYRGLVRERQIALNVDADHALLSKDPHLFTISVDPLPGKGMEEVEKAIDQEVDRLGKEPVDAQELEKVKNQLEASFIYGQDSIFSQAMLLAQYEIAGDWRLADDYVPKIRNVSAQDVMRAVARYLSPENRTVAILKAIPPTKETPTQELGGKERIIR
- a CDS encoding methyltransferase domain-containing protein; this translates as MKRKSGYVHGYSDREHSRLHDQANTLTELLHGDTFYAANSTVLEAGCGVGAQTVILAERSPDAEILAIDLSQESINEAKALIEKQGISNVRFELGDIYHLNLPDESFDHVFVCFVLEHCIRPLDALVHLKRVLKPEGSITVIEGDHGSTYFYPESAEAQKVIQCLIDLQGGIGGNALIGRQVYPLLKAAGFRNMKVMPRIVYVDSRSPELVQGFTKNTFIAMVEGVRERALRFGIIDEEAWERGIRGLNRTTEKDGTFCYTFFKGVAIK